From Papaver somniferum cultivar HN1 unplaced genomic scaffold, ASM357369v1 unplaced-scaffold_29, whole genome shotgun sequence, a single genomic window includes:
- the LOC113341471 gene encoding probable purine permease 11, whose product MGEIQEVQLQIKCQESKEVSAKSGSDDPASASTMKGSKRYNRWLRVTLYGFLLISGQSVATLLGELYYDKGGNSKWMATLVQSAGFPVLFIPLIVVKIYLTPPISSTTTSTTTKPSASVSTLALLYISLGVLIAGNGMLYSYGLLYLPVSTYSLLCATQLVFNAIFSFFINSQKFTAFIFNSLILLTMSVVLLSIDPDGSSKSTTIPQGKYVIGFICTLSASAGYSLLLSLTQLSFEKVIKNETIYAVLEMSISTSVVSTCTCLVGLFASGDWRRLKNEINDYGEGGVSYVMTLVWIAVTWQVSSVGILGLVFEASSLFSNVISTLGSPIVPIFSVIFFHDKLDGVKIVAMLLSLWGFVSYIYQHYLDDCKAKETTTVDDQNEEKC is encoded by the exons ATGGGAGAAATTCAAGAAGTGCAACTCCAAATCAAAT GTCAAGAATCAAAAGAGGTATCGGCAAAAAGTGGTAGTGATGACCCAGCATCTGCGTCGACCATGAAAGGCAGCAAACGCTATAATCGGTGGCTCAGGGTGACGCTTTATGGGTTTCTGCTTATATCTGGTCAATCAGTAGCCACTCTTTTAGGTGAGTTATACTATGATAAAGGCGGGAATAGCAAATGGATGGCGACATTGGTACAATCAGCTGGGTTTCCTGTGCTGTTTATCCCGCTGATTGTTGTCAAGATATACTTGACACCGCCAATCAGTTctaccaccacctcaaccaccaccaaacCCTCAGCATCCGTATCGACATTAGCACTCCTTTACATCTCGCTTGGAGTGCTAATAGCGGGAAACGGCATGTTGTACTCCTATGGGCTCTTATATCTTCCGGTGTCTACATACTCTCTATTATGTGCAACTCAATTAGTTTTTAATGCAATATTCTCCTTCTTTATCAACTCACAGAAATTCACAGCTTTCATATTCAATTCTTTGATTCTCCTCACCATGTCAGTGGTGCTTCTATCTATCGATCCCGATGGCTCTTCAAAGTCAACAACAATTCCTCAAGGTAAATACGTTATTGGATTCATATGCACACTTAGTGCCTCGGCCGGTTACTCCTTGTTACTTTCTCTGACACAACTCAGCTTTGAGAAAGTGATAAAAAATGAAACCATCTATGCCGTACTAGAAATGTCAATCTCTACATCGGTCGTATCTACTTGTACTTGTTTAGTCGGATTATTTGCTAGTGGAGATTGGAGGCGATTGAAGAACGAGATTAACGATTATGGAGAAGGTGGTGTTTCGTATGTGATGACTTTGGTGTGGATAGCAGTAACTTGGCAAGTATCATCTGTTGGTATACTTGGGTTAGTATTTGAAGCATCTTCACTCTTTTCCAATGTCATTAGCACATTAGGCTCACCTATTGTTCCCATTTTTTCTGTGATATTTTTTCATGACAAATTGGATGGGGTAAAGATAGTGGCAATGTTGTTATCTCTTTGGGGTTTCGTTTCTTATATCTATCAGCATTATCTTGATGACTGTAAGGCAAAAGAAACAACGACAGTTGATGATCAAAATGAAGAGAAATGCTAA
- the LOC113341349 gene encoding F-box protein At3g07870-like gives MDYFKFILYEVISEILTPVPAESALDCKLVCTSWRNIVSDPSFNQMHCHHHLNHPSDDSCTLGFLALTENELFYYFEYNQNQELTTSTERIRKIISTSKPEDNFVGSCNGLICIVQEDEPDSPVSICNPFTKQYVLLPQIRKNTDDDLFWSFGFGYVSLTNEYKVVGIYVSLLTKYVEVHIYTLGSGNGWRDLGKFNLEFSPRRDNEYEHGKFSNGAIYWIGREIVTFDLIEEKFCKHLAPPPMPPNTNLQNHTIGVLDVY, from the coding sequence atggattattTCAAATTTATACTGTACGAGGTTAtatcagagatattaactcctgtACCAGCTGAATCCGCGCTTGATTGCAAACTAGTATGCACATCTTGGAGAAATATTGTTTCTGATCCATCATTCAATCAGATGCACTGCCATCATCATCTTAATCATCCTTCTGATGATTCTTGTACGCTGGGCTTTCTTGCTTTAACTGAGAATGAATTATTTTACTATTTTGAATATAATCAGAATCAAGAGTTAACAACATCCACTGAGAGAATTAGAAAAATTATTTCTACATCAAAACCCGAGGATAATTTTGTTGGCTCGTGTAATGGTTTGATCTGTATTGTTCAGGAGGATGAACCTGATAGCCCAGTTTCTATATGTAACCCTTTCACCAAACAATATGTCCTGCTTCCACAAATCAGGAAGAATACTGATGATGATCTTTTTTGGTCGTTTGGATTTGGATACGTTTCTTTAACAAATGAGTACAAAGTCGTAGGAATATATGTGTCGCTGCTAACCAAGTATGTAGAAGTTCACATATACACATTAGGCAGTGGAAATGGATGGAGAGACCTTGGAAAGTTCAATCTTGAATTCAGCCCCAGACGTGATAATGAATATGAACATGGCAAGTTTTCCAATGGAGCTATTTACTGGATTGGCAGGGAGATCGTGACCTTCGATTTGATTGAGGAAAAGTTCTGCAAACATCTTGCACCTCCTCCTATGCCACCAAACACTAATTTGCAAAATCATACAATAGGGGTTTTGGATGTATATTAG